Proteins encoded together in one Deinococcus aquaticus window:
- a CDS encoding UvrD-helicase domain-containing protein, translating into MKPLPVKVTDEAITRLEARWSRTFTRPFAFDEERRVVLRQLGSCDVQACPGSGKTTLLTAKLELLLEQWPEDGRGICVLSHTNAARDEVIKKLGAKGSALLRRPHFIGTIQSFINAFLATQEAVERFGVRPWAFDDGAHYALMRRKQATLTFQRRAYYARSFGTDDVAYTLSTLALSFDDPEQIVHWREDKESALKQGAHTETFKELARIKSEVAQEGCFSFHDAYSLANAYIQRHPEICGILSRRFPCVFIDEMQDTDQYQINVLRQVFDGRSRVQRFGDRNQSIYSTGLTDAEVKAPWVADDSLTLASTHRLSSSVAVLAERMGLEKPTLVSTTGVAALPHSIFVFDDPKSVLPAYAALVAAHGLAGHRCVAVAAVGKPQEEDLKFTVASYFPAYATSLQRHKHSSFQAFWDDAARQFQDYGYAGKAYDTLYAALLQISRELQMKRTGDPLNRSHSLTSLKRLLDGDGGRARRLLLKWLRLLAAGERPQTRAVRDDVLRLLFPNGERPSSLSRFQQFLENDPSTVLAADARERHRFKASVAGQQVEIDLGTIHSVKGQTHHSTLLMESSWYGSDLDGLKGYLLDKPRPKKINLRTIKKLKLAYVAMTRPTHLLCLAIHSSRLTAPEQAQLQELGWQVVVLTAPT; encoded by the coding sequence ATGAAACCACTTCCTGTCAAGGTGACGGATGAGGCCATCACGCGGCTTGAGGCGCGCTGGAGCCGCACCTTCACCCGACCCTTCGCATTTGACGAGGAGCGCCGCGTGGTGCTGCGTCAACTGGGCTCATGTGACGTTCAGGCCTGCCCAGGCAGTGGCAAAACCACCCTGCTGACCGCCAAGCTGGAACTTCTGCTGGAGCAATGGCCGGAGGACGGACGGGGCATCTGCGTCCTCTCCCACACCAACGCCGCCCGCGATGAGGTGATCAAGAAGCTCGGGGCGAAGGGTAGTGCGCTGCTGCGCCGACCGCATTTCATCGGAACCATTCAAAGTTTCATCAATGCGTTTCTCGCGACACAGGAAGCGGTTGAGCGCTTCGGCGTGCGGCCCTGGGCGTTTGATGACGGCGCACATTACGCCTTGATGCGGCGCAAACAGGCGACCCTGACGTTCCAGCGTCGCGCCTACTACGCGAGATCGTTCGGAACTGACGACGTCGCCTATACCCTGTCCACGCTTGCCCTGTCCTTTGACGATCCGGAACAGATCGTTCATTGGAGGGAGGACAAGGAATCGGCACTTAAGCAAGGGGCTCATACCGAGACCTTCAAGGAATTAGCTCGAATCAAATCTGAGGTGGCTCAGGAGGGCTGTTTTTCATTTCATGATGCTTACAGTCTGGCGAACGCATATATCCAACGGCATCCAGAAATTTGCGGCATCCTGTCCCGAAGATTCCCGTGCGTATTCATTGACGAGATGCAGGACACGGACCAGTATCAGATCAATGTCCTGAGACAGGTGTTTGACGGACGCTCGCGGGTGCAGCGGTTCGGCGACCGGAATCAGAGTATCTACTCGACGGGCCTCACGGATGCAGAAGTGAAGGCCCCCTGGGTGGCGGACGACTCGCTAACGCTGGCGTCCACGCATCGGCTCAGCTCATCCGTGGCGGTCCTGGCCGAGCGGATGGGCCTGGAGAAGCCCACGCTGGTCAGCACCACGGGCGTCGCGGCCTTACCCCACTCCATTTTCGTGTTCGATGACCCGAAGTCGGTCTTGCCCGCCTACGCGGCCCTGGTGGCGGCGCACGGTCTCGCCGGCCACCGCTGCGTGGCAGTAGCGGCGGTCGGCAAGCCCCAGGAGGAGGACCTCAAGTTTACGGTAGCCTCTTACTTTCCCGCGTACGCCACGTCCCTCCAGCGTCACAAGCACAGCAGCTTCCAGGCGTTCTGGGATGACGCGGCCCGCCAGTTCCAAGATTACGGATACGCAGGCAAGGCTTATGACACGCTCTACGCGGCCCTGTTGCAGATAAGTCGGGAACTACAGATGAAGCGCACGGGCGATCCGCTGAACCGGTCTCATTCCCTGACGTCGCTCAAACGCCTCTTGGACGGTGACGGCGGCAGGGCGCGCCGACTCCTGCTCAAGTGGCTTCGGCTGCTGGCCGCCGGCGAGCGCCCGCAAACCAGGGCCGTCCGCGACGACGTCCTGAGACTGTTATTCCCGAACGGTGAGCGGCCAAGTTCACTCAGCAGATTCCAGCAGTTTCTCGAAAACGACCCGTCCACGGTGCTTGCCGCGGACGCGCGCGAGCGGCACCGCTTCAAGGCGAGTGTGGCCGGTCAACAGGTGGAGATTGACCTGGGCACGATTCACTCCGTCAAGGGTCAGACCCATCACTCGACCCTTCTGATGGAGAGCTCCTGGTACGGCAGCGATCTGGACGGCTTGAAAGGGTACCTTCTTGACAAGCCCAGACCGAAGAAGATCAACCTGAGAACGATTAAGAAACTGAAGCTGGCGTACGTCGCCATGACGCGTCCTACCCACCTGTTGTGCCTAGCGATTCACTCGTCGCGCCTCACCGCACCGGAACAGGCGCAGCTCCAAGAACTGGGATGGCAGGTGGTCGTTTTGACCGCACCGACGTGA
- a CDS encoding response regulator transcription factor — protein sequence MRVLVVEDDPHIAELLRDGLGEDGYEVDVAPSATVGAELAQLFPYSLLILDVMLPEGIDAGYALGRQLRSAGVVTPILYLTARGTVADRVQGLDAGGDDYLLKPFDFTELSARVRALLRRASGSAQNTLTLPGGWVMDLAGRELYRAGVRADLARREFGVLELLALHPGRVFTRDEIIDRLWGGEAGVEAKVIDVYVSIIRRKTDDALIVTLRGTGYRLGDGG from the coding sequence ATGCGCGTGCTGGTCGTCGAGGATGACCCGCACATCGCCGAACTGCTCCGCGACGGGCTCGGCGAGGACGGCTATGAGGTCGACGTGGCCCCCAGCGCCACCGTGGGCGCGGAACTCGCGCAGCTCTTCCCATACAGCCTGCTGATCCTGGACGTGATGCTCCCCGAGGGCATCGACGCCGGGTACGCGCTCGGCCGCCAGCTGCGCAGCGCCGGCGTCGTCACGCCGATCCTCTACCTCACGGCGCGTGGCACCGTCGCCGACCGCGTGCAGGGCCTGGACGCCGGCGGGGACGACTACCTGCTCAAGCCGTTCGACTTCACGGAGCTCAGCGCCCGGGTGCGGGCCCTGCTGCGGCGGGCCAGTGGCAGCGCCCAGAACACCCTCACGCTCCCCGGCGGCTGGGTGATGGATCTGGCAGGCCGGGAACTGTACCGCGCCGGCGTCCGCGCCGACCTGGCCCGCCGGGAGTTCGGGGTGCTGGAACTCCTGGCCCTGCACCCCGGGCGTGTGTTCACGCGGGACGAGATCATCGACCGGCTGTGGGGCGGCGAGGCGGGCGTGGAGGCGAAGGTGATCGACGTGTACGTCAGCATCATCCGCCGCAAGACCGACGACGCGCTGATCGTCACGCTGCGCGGCACCGGGTACCGTCTGGGGGACGGCGGGTGA
- a CDS encoding phosphatase PAP2 family protein, whose amino-acid sequence MPAAGVLVLGQEVLERQPVMMDVSAMTWLHAHTGAGLQIFGQVMNIVGGPWVTTPLFVLLPLLLWILNRRYLAVFAVVGLGLAEATQWLLKVAYGRPRPDLWPSDVYVSGLSFPSGHATAAAALAAVLVVLAWRSRWRWLAVGAGVVYAALMGLSRVVLGVHYPTDVLAGALTGLACVMATLAVLPFLRRA is encoded by the coding sequence GTGCCTGCCGCCGGCGTGCTGGTGCTGGGGCAGGAAGTCCTGGAGCGCCAGCCGGTCATGATGGATGTCAGTGCCATGACGTGGCTGCATGCCCACACAGGGGCGGGCCTGCAGATCTTCGGGCAGGTCATGAACATCGTGGGGGGCCCGTGGGTCACGACGCCCCTGTTCGTCCTGCTGCCGCTGCTCCTGTGGATCCTGAACCGCCGGTACCTGGCGGTGTTCGCGGTCGTGGGTCTGGGGCTGGCCGAGGCGACGCAGTGGCTGCTGAAGGTGGCGTACGGTCGTCCGCGTCCTGACCTGTGGCCGAGTGACGTGTATGTCTCGGGATTGTCCTTTCCTAGTGGACACGCGACCGCCGCTGCGGCTCTGGCCGCCGTGCTGGTCGTCCTGGCGTGGCGATCCCGCTGGCGGTGGTTGGCGGTGGGTGCCGGGGTCGTCTACGCTGCGCTGATGGGCCTGTCGCGGGTGGTACTGGGCGTGCACTATCCCACGGACGTCCTGGCCGGGGCGTTGACGGGGCTGGCCTGCGTCATGGCCACGCTCGCGGTTCTGCCGTTCCTGAGGCGCGCCTGA
- a CDS encoding PIG-L deacetylase family protein: MNRRTLRSIAVPLTLLALLILAVWINSPQVAQIYDAGSDRVAALPPAPAFTRGERVLVLSPHPDDETLCCAGMIQQARAAGPDVTIVWATAGDGFEFDAMLTRRVLDLSAADMRALGNARVLEARHAASLLGVDAAHTVMLGYPDGGLERLSTTNYAQAYTAPTTAATAVYVTGALTPGAPYTGQALEADLNRVLDRVRPDLMLAPSPHDFHRDHHTLSFIAQRLLAQRHQTDRLRFWMVHGGVEWPLPKGLHPQLSLAVPPLASHTPWHRVELNAAQEATKLAAVNAYGTQTRIMGRFMRAFVRRNELLSAP; encoded by the coding sequence ATGAACCGCCGGACGCTTCGCTCAATCGCCGTTCCGCTGACGCTGCTGGCCCTGCTGATCCTGGCCGTGTGGATCAACTCCCCGCAGGTGGCGCAGATATACGACGCCGGGTCCGACCGGGTGGCGGCGCTCCCACCAGCGCCGGCCTTCACCCGTGGTGAGCGCGTCCTGGTGCTCTCGCCGCACCCGGACGACGAGACGCTGTGCTGCGCCGGGATGATCCAGCAGGCCCGCGCGGCCGGCCCGGACGTGACCATCGTGTGGGCGACCGCCGGGGACGGCTTCGAGTTCGACGCCATGCTCACGCGCCGGGTGCTCGATCTCAGCGCGGCGGACATGCGCGCGCTCGGCAACGCGCGGGTTCTGGAGGCCCGCCACGCCGCCTCGCTCCTGGGCGTCGACGCGGCCCATACGGTCATGCTCGGCTACCCGGACGGGGGCCTGGAGCGGCTCTCCACCACGAACTACGCGCAGGCGTACACGGCCCCGACCACGGCGGCCACGGCTGTGTACGTGACCGGGGCGCTGACGCCGGGCGCGCCGTACACCGGGCAGGCGCTGGAGGCCGACCTGAACCGCGTCCTCGACCGGGTGCGCCCGGATCTGATGCTCGCACCGTCCCCGCACGACTTCCACCGGGATCACCACACCCTTTCGTTCATCGCGCAGCGCCTGCTCGCCCAGCGCCACCAGACTGACCGCCTGCGCTTCTGGATGGTGCACGGCGGCGTGGAGTGGCCACTGCCCAAGGGCCTGCACCCGCAGCTGTCGTTGGCGGTGCCGCCGCTGGCCTCCCACACCCCGTGGCACCGCGTCGAGTTGAACGCTGCCCAGGAGGCGACCAAGCTCGCGGCCGTGAACGCCTACGGCACGCAGACGCGGATCATGGGCCGCTTCATGCGGGCCTTCGTGCGCCGCAACGAACTGCTCAGCGCCCCCTGA
- a CDS encoding helix-turn-helix domain-containing protein has protein sequence MSVPFIPTPADTQDAQRQLQQLQRTPATGRLAGLLEDLLGQLAAGKAVQVLTLDREISTQQAAELLGVSRPYLVKLIEEGQFPHRKVGPRRRLYLEDVLAYEAGLDAQRQAALQALADDLQDLESD, from the coding sequence ATGTCTGTTCCCTTCATCCCCACCCCCGCTGACACCCAGGACGCCCAGCGCCAACTTCAGCAACTCCAGCGCACCCCCGCCACCGGCCGACTCGCTGGTCTCCTCGAAGATCTCCTCGGGCAACTCGCCGCCGGCAAGGCCGTTCAGGTCCTCACCCTCGACCGGGAGATCAGCACCCAGCAGGCCGCCGAACTCCTCGGCGTCAGCCGCCCCTACCTCGTCAAACTCATCGAGGAAGGCCAGTTCCCCCACCGCAAGGTCGGCCCCCGCCGCCGGCTGTATCTCGAAGACGTCCTCGCCTACGAAGCTGGCCTCGACGCCCAGCGCCAGGCTGCCCTTCAGGCCCTGGCCGACGACCTGCAGGACCTGGAGTCGGATTGA
- a CDS encoding ATP-dependent nuclease, whose protein sequence is MHITFLMEKIMYLSRVEIENFRIYGQDSEKLSLELRAGINLIAGENNSGKSALMDALRLALGTRDHETVRVTPYDFHIKSGKAAQKFTIRCTFTDLDEDEAAAFVEWLNIERLDGTVTCSLTVTLEARRKDEKECTGRFDKPITLEWKAGPDIEGRVFDGSARESLRTTYLKPLRDAEQELSAKRGSRLSQIFSKHPAFEFQDDKTDSASLSGIMHLANTQLRGHDVLKSRVDDLNSQYLQNLTLGDDPLSARINIAPVSLRGILERLALSVADEELEDVRHGLGLDNLLFIATEFLLLQGPQAPLRLALIEEPEAHLHPQLQLRLVEFLEAQLSGANAKPVQVLLTSHSPNLTSKVDLENVTLMRRGQAFSLAAKCTQLTPGDYEHLRYFLDATKSNLFFARGVLIVEGPAENLLLPALAEALGRSLSRHGVSVVNVGHIGLFRYSTIFQRNSGPNMDVRVATLTDRDIPPDEAKVPLDGLTPLVKPDSKTLTGYTADEITKRIASRTKHEGGPVRAYVSPEWTLEYDLAFHGFALHLFVACELAQQKGALTHAECEALLPDIVGRYKAAWKSHGPPRASRAQWACFAYAPLTRTTSKTAAAYYLAWLFKRGFDQHKRAGTEGAYTTKLARKLPAYLVEAIFYTTRLPQPPAAAPVAGSV, encoded by the coding sequence ATGCATATCACCTTTCTAATGGAGAAAATCATGTATCTTTCCCGAGTTGAGATAGAGAATTTCCGAATTTACGGTCAGGATTCAGAGAAATTGTCGTTGGAACTGCGAGCCGGTATCAATCTGATCGCGGGAGAGAACAATTCAGGCAAAAGCGCCCTTATGGATGCGCTTCGTCTCGCGCTGGGTACGCGGGATCATGAAACTGTCCGGGTCACGCCCTATGACTTTCATATTAAAAGCGGCAAGGCAGCACAGAAGTTCACGATCCGGTGCACGTTCACCGACCTAGACGAGGATGAAGCTGCGGCCTTCGTGGAGTGGCTCAACATAGAGCGTCTTGATGGGACGGTGACGTGCTCACTGACCGTGACCCTCGAAGCGCGCCGGAAAGATGAAAAAGAGTGTACTGGACGGTTTGATAAGCCCATCACCCTGGAGTGGAAGGCCGGTCCGGACATTGAAGGCCGAGTGTTTGATGGAAGCGCTCGGGAGAGTTTACGAACGACGTACCTCAAACCCCTCCGGGACGCAGAGCAGGAATTGAGTGCCAAGCGGGGCTCCCGGCTCTCGCAGATCTTCAGCAAGCACCCGGCGTTTGAATTCCAGGATGACAAGACCGACAGCGCCTCGCTGTCCGGGATCATGCACCTGGCCAACACGCAGCTGCGCGGACATGACGTGCTGAAGTCCAGGGTCGACGACCTAAACAGTCAGTACCTCCAAAACCTCACGCTGGGCGACGATCCGCTCAGCGCACGGATCAACATCGCCCCCGTGTCCCTGCGCGGCATTCTGGAACGACTGGCGCTGTCCGTGGCGGATGAAGAACTGGAAGACGTCCGGCATGGCCTGGGCCTGGACAACCTGCTGTTCATCGCCACGGAGTTCCTGCTGCTGCAAGGCCCTCAGGCGCCACTGCGGTTGGCGCTGATTGAAGAGCCTGAAGCACACCTGCATCCGCAACTGCAACTGCGCCTCGTGGAGTTCCTGGAAGCTCAGCTCTCCGGCGCGAACGCCAAACCGGTACAGGTGCTCCTGACGTCACACAGCCCGAACCTCACGTCCAAGGTGGATCTGGAGAACGTGACCCTGATGCGGCGCGGGCAGGCGTTCTCACTGGCGGCGAAGTGCACCCAGCTGACCCCGGGCGATTACGAGCATCTGCGGTACTTCCTCGATGCGACGAAATCAAACCTGTTTTTTGCCCGGGGCGTCCTGATTGTGGAAGGCCCGGCGGAAAACCTGCTGCTGCCGGCGCTGGCCGAGGCGTTGGGCCGTTCGCTGTCCCGGCACGGCGTATCCGTGGTCAATGTCGGGCATATCGGCCTGTTCCGGTATTCCACCATCTTTCAGCGGAACTCGGGCCCGAACATGGACGTCCGGGTGGCCACGCTGACGGACCGCGACATCCCGCCGGATGAGGCCAAAGTGCCCCTCGACGGTTTGACTCCCCTCGTGAAGCCCGACAGCAAGACGCTGACTGGCTACACAGCGGATGAGATCACCAAGCGGATCGCGTCGAGAACCAAGCATGAGGGCGGGCCCGTGCGGGCCTATGTGTCGCCTGAGTGGACGCTCGAATATGACCTGGCCTTCCACGGTTTTGCCCTGCACCTGTTTGTGGCCTGTGAGCTAGCCCAGCAGAAAGGCGCTCTAACCCATGCCGAGTGCGAGGCGCTGCTGCCTGACATCGTTGGTCGCTACAAGGCCGCATGGAAAAGCCACGGGCCGCCCCGTGCGTCCAGGGCCCAGTGGGCGTGCTTCGCGTACGCCCCACTCACGCGCACGACCAGCAAGACCGCCGCAGCGTACTACTTGGCCTGGCTGTTCAAACGGGGCTTTGATCAGCACAAGCGGGCCGGTACGGAAGGCGCCTACACCACGAAGTTGGCCAGGAAACTCCCGGCATACCTCGTGGAGGCCATCTTCTACACCACGCGCCTGCCTCAGCCACCGGCCGCCGCGCCTGTGGCAGGTTCGGTATGA
- a CDS encoding PIN domain-containing protein, with product MTPRYTALYDANVLYPSLLRNLLMHLAVSGLVAARWTDAIHDEWSRNLLLNRPDLGAPRVQRIRALMDQAVPDAQVTGYEPLIETLSLPDPDDRHVLAAAIHAQADVIVTLNLKDFPREHLEPYGV from the coding sequence TTGACCCCGAGGTACACGGCGCTGTACGACGCGAATGTCCTGTACCCGTCTCTGCTGCGCAACCTGCTGATGCACCTCGCGGTGTCCGGCCTGGTCGCCGCCCGCTGGACCGACGCCATCCACGACGAGTGGAGTCGGAACCTGCTGCTCAACCGTCCTGACCTCGGGGCGCCGCGAGTCCAGCGGATCCGGGCCCTGATGGATCAGGCGGTCCCCGACGCGCAGGTCACCGGATATGAACCGCTGATCGAGACACTGTCGCTGCCTGACCCGGATGACCGGCACGTTCTGGCGGCCGCCATCCACGCGCAGGCGGACGTGATCGTCACGCTCAACCTCAAGGACTTTCCCCGCGAACACCTGGAACCCTACGGCGTGTAG
- a CDS encoding transposase, protein MLQGKRRPRLHADGGFESAEFIEAVLDRGIDIVIGVRRNRTLANGTPIHELMTRGYRAQLQGLKPTMYVSWAWLYRNKEPEQRFVMSNINLGGKYLARVGKRRWRIEGFFKTIKGRFGLERFAQHSKTGVMRWWCLSGLA, encoded by the coding sequence ATGCTGCAGGGGAAGCGCCGCCCCCGTCTGCATGCAGATGGGGGCTTCGAAAGTGCGGAGTTCATTGAGGCCGTCCTGGACAGAGGAATAGATATCGTGATCGGTGTCCGGCGCAACAGAACGCTCGCGAATGGGACACCCATTCACGAGCTGATGACCCGCGGGTACAGGGCACAGCTCCAGGGTCTGAAACCCACCATGTACGTCTCGTGGGCATGGCTATACCGGAACAAAGAGCCAGAGCAGCGCTTCGTCATGTCGAACATCAATCTGGGCGGCAAATACCTGGCCAGAGTCGGGAAGCGACGCTGGCGGATTGAGGGGTTCTTCAAGACCATCAAGGGGCGGTTCGGCCTGGAGCGGTTCGCGCAGCACAGCAAAACAGGTGTGATGCGGTGGTGGTGTCTCTCAGGGCTGGCATAG
- a CDS encoding tyrosine-type recombinase/integrase, with protein sequence MTLALDVLRTTTFDRAKTWSDLSPEERKRRAVLAVRDQEADTLWSLTEAYLTLHGSSGTAISPRTLKAYRWAVNRYLTYAGAQAVNLLRASSSDGVRFVRTVEAEGLSASSTRVQLAGVRLFYAALRWADATQAAPFNDVKPVREKTAAWDKRSPYTHDEVQALLEHADERMQALILLCAHGGLRISEALAVKGADINLDGRELTVRHGKGGKQRRVVIGDTMIRALNCLPEQQGSLIGGSYPAAVERLHRLCLRAEVAYRGYHALRHYAGTRLTKEGASLDDVARHLGHAVLETARIYAKWSDDSLRRRVGQW encoded by the coding sequence ATGACCCTCGCCCTCGACGTCCTCCGAACCACCACTTTCGACCGGGCCAAGACGTGGAGTGACCTCAGTCCCGAAGAGAGGAAGAGGCGGGCCGTCCTCGCCGTCCGGGATCAGGAAGCAGACACCCTCTGGTCTCTGACCGAGGCCTACCTCACCCTGCACGGATCCAGCGGCACCGCGATCAGCCCCCGGACCCTCAAGGCCTACCGCTGGGCCGTCAACCGCTACCTGACCTATGCCGGTGCGCAGGCCGTCAACCTCCTGCGCGCCAGTTCCAGTGACGGCGTCCGATTCGTACGCACCGTCGAGGCAGAAGGACTCAGTGCGTCGAGCACCCGCGTGCAGCTCGCCGGGGTCCGCCTCTTCTACGCCGCCCTGCGGTGGGCCGACGCCACCCAGGCCGCCCCGTTCAACGATGTCAAACCTGTGCGGGAGAAAACAGCTGCGTGGGACAAGCGCAGTCCCTACACCCACGATGAGGTGCAGGCCCTCCTGGAACATGCCGACGAGCGGATGCAGGCGCTGATCCTGCTGTGCGCCCACGGCGGACTCCGGATCAGTGAAGCGCTGGCCGTTAAAGGCGCGGACATCAACCTGGACGGGCGGGAACTCACGGTGCGACACGGCAAGGGCGGCAAGCAGCGACGGGTCGTCATCGGCGACACCATGATTCGGGCGCTGAACTGCCTCCCGGAACAACAGGGGTCGCTGATCGGCGGCAGCTACCCCGCCGCCGTCGAGCGGTTGCATCGCCTCTGCCTCCGAGCAGAGGTGGCCTACCGCGGGTATCACGCACTCAGGCATTACGCCGGCACCCGCCTGACGAAAGAAGGGGCGTCACTTGACGATGTCGCCCGGCACCTCGGGCACGCCGTACTGGAAACTGCCCGGATCTACGCCAAGTGGAGCGATGACAGCCTCCGCAGACGGGTTGGTCAGTGGTGA
- a CDS encoding sensor histidine kinase encodes MIQNLSLRVKLTLGYVLVFAVTIMLGGGGVYFASEQALGTSLDETLQETASVARASIERAGGQASFTPDLKPSADLSIELLRPDGRVVARAGNASEGAQARFPVTSGLTTEDARRVLTLPADGLVLRVSRSTEALSGFLETLAKLLLIGSVFMIAAACAAGYWLADRALRPVDAVARTADAIARRGDYAERVLQAPGNDEMARLTRTVNSMLDGLAGTIEREKAFARTAAHELRTPLTVLRGRLDLTLRKPREAAEYERALHGMRGRVEELQTLTEGLLALARTEAPATLESVDLAAVAVGVTQALEDTAATHGKRVVLQVEPTHIHAEPDGVARALTNLLENALKYGEGDTVVLRAAGHALTVESAGPGPLQEDWPRLLQPFERGAGQQAVAGSGLGLALVDALARRWQAQLIPQWTASTFQVHLRFPAP; translated from the coding sequence GTGATCCAGAACCTGAGCCTGCGCGTCAAGCTGACCCTCGGGTACGTGCTGGTGTTCGCCGTGACCATCATGCTCGGGGGCGGGGGCGTGTACTTCGCGTCCGAACAGGCCCTGGGCACGTCCCTGGACGAGACGTTGCAGGAGACCGCCAGCGTGGCGCGCGCCAGCATCGAGCGGGCGGGTGGACAGGCGTCGTTCACGCCGGATCTCAAGCCCAGCGCCGACCTGAGCATCGAACTGCTGCGGCCCGATGGTCGGGTGGTCGCGCGCGCCGGGAACGCCTCGGAAGGCGCACAGGCGCGCTTTCCCGTCACATCCGGCCTGACCACCGAAGATGCCCGCCGGGTGCTGACGCTGCCGGCCGACGGCCTGGTGCTGCGCGTGTCACGCTCCACCGAGGCGCTCTCGGGCTTCCTGGAGACACTGGCGAAACTGCTCCTGATCGGCAGCGTGTTCATGATCGCTGCCGCGTGCGCGGCCGGGTACTGGCTCGCGGACCGCGCCCTGCGCCCGGTGGACGCGGTGGCCCGCACGGCCGACGCGATCGCCCGGCGGGGCGATTACGCCGAGCGCGTGCTGCAGGCTCCGGGCAACGACGAGATGGCCCGCCTGACCAGAACCGTGAACTCCATGCTCGACGGACTCGCGGGCACCATCGAGCGGGAGAAGGCCTTCGCCCGCACGGCCGCCCACGAGCTGCGCACGCCCCTGACCGTGCTGCGCGGCCGGCTTGACCTGACGCTGCGGAAACCGCGCGAGGCGGCCGAGTACGAGCGCGCGCTGCACGGCATGCGCGGCCGGGTGGAGGAGCTGCAGACGCTCACCGAGGGTCTGCTGGCCCTGGCCCGCACCGAGGCCCCGGCGACGTTGGAGAGCGTCGATCTGGCCGCGGTGGCCGTCGGTGTCACCCAGGCGCTGGAGGACACGGCCGCCACGCACGGGAAGCGCGTCGTCCTGCAGGTCGAGCCCACCCACATTCACGCGGAGCCGGACGGTGTGGCACGGGCCCTGACCAACCTGCTGGAGAACGCCCTGAAATACGGTGAGGGCGACACCGTCGTCCTGCGGGCCGCCGGGCATGCGCTTACGGTGGAGAGTGCAGGCCCCGGCCCCCTGCAGGAGGACTGGCCGCGGCTGCTGCAGCCCTTCGAGCGTGGTGCCGGTCAGCAGGCCGTCGCGGGCAGCGGTCTGGGCCTGGCGCTGGTCGACGCCCTCGCCCGGCGCTGGCAGGCCCAGCTCATCCCGCAGTGGACGGCGTCCACCTTCCAGGTTCATCTGCGGTTCCCGGCCCCATGA
- a CDS encoding S8 family serine peptidase, translated as MKRRCWMLGLSLMVGLGVGTGYHAEVNWPLRQVRMPHPSPHAAVMMVAVLDSGIGIQPALGGRRLPGHDFTSRGLSPSIPDWHGTAVAGVVHSVDPQAALLDVRVLGVHGQSSLGAAIRGLRWAVGLPVSGVPRNVRPARVITASFSLADVPRTGCDPAMQRAVDEVLRAGSVIVASAGNMDAPAARNTPAGCRGVLAVAATDQRGVRASYSNWGAAVALAAPGGSHKEGVDVLNVGTGERESMGTSFAAPLVAGAASLLLSAQPGLSPQEVCRILQRTARPFAGGRCDPDPRRGCGAGVLDITAALQAGTGVSHGP; from the coding sequence ATGAAGCGACGGTGCTGGATGCTGGGTCTGAGTCTGATGGTTGGCCTGGGTGTCGGAACCGGATATCACGCCGAGGTGAACTGGCCCCTGCGTCAGGTGCGGATGCCGCACCCTTCTCCTCACGCCGCTGTGATGATGGTGGCGGTGCTGGACAGTGGGATCGGTATCCAGCCTGCCCTGGGGGGCAGGCGGCTGCCCGGACACGACTTCACCAGCCGGGGACTGTCCCCTTCGATCCCGGATTGGCACGGCACGGCGGTGGCTGGTGTCGTCCACAGTGTCGACCCGCAGGCCGCCCTGCTGGACGTCCGGGTGCTGGGGGTCCATGGGCAGTCGTCGCTGGGCGCGGCCATCCGGGGCCTGCGGTGGGCGGTCGGGTTGCCCGTGTCGGGTGTCCCCAGGAACGTCCGTCCTGCCCGCGTGATCACGGCGTCCTTCTCACTGGCCGATGTGCCCCGGACCGGCTGCGACCCCGCCATGCAACGGGCCGTGGATGAGGTGCTGCGGGCTGGGAGTGTCATCGTCGCGTCTGCGGGCAACATGGATGCTCCGGCTGCCCGCAACACCCCGGCCGGCTGCCGGGGAGTTCTGGCCGTGGCCGCCACGGATCAGCGCGGCGTCCGGGCGTCCTACTCGAACTGGGGAGCGGCCGTGGCGCTCGCCGCCCCCGGAGGGAGCCACAAGGAAGGCGTGGATGTCCTGAACGTCGGCACCGGTGAGCGTGAATCGATGGGTACCAGTTTCGCGGCGCCGCTGGTGGCTGGGGCCGCCAGCCTGCTGCTCAGCGCGCAACCGGGGCTGAGTCCGCAGGAGGTGTGCCGCATCCTGCAGCGAACCGCCCGGCCATTTGCAGGTGGCCGCTGCGATCCGGATCCCCGGCGCGGCTGCGGCGCGGGCGTCCTCGACATCACTGCGGCCCTCCAAGCCGGAACCGGTGTGTCCCACGGCCCCTGA